Part of the Leifsonia soli genome is shown below.
CGATCTTCCAGAAGCTGGGCTTGGAGGACTCCGGCGACGACCACCGCCGGGTGCTGGCGGTACTGGCCTTCCTGCAGCGCTGAGGTGTTGGATGGCCGCATGGCTGGATTCGACGACATCACCAAGAAGGCGCAGGAGTTCCTGAACGACCCGAAGGTCAAGGACGCGCTCAGCTCCGAGCAGGCGGAGGACGTCAGCGACAAACTCCTCGACGGCGTCGCCGGCGCCGCGAAGAAGGTCACCGGCGGCAAGTTCGACGACAAGATCGACGGCGCGCGCGACGCCGCCGACAAGCACGTCGGCAACGAATAGCGGTCACGGCATACGCGGCCCGCGAGAATGGGCCGATGGCACAGGAACCCGTCACCCGCATCACCCTCGCCGACCACGACCTGGGGGCGACGATCGGCATCGGCCACGTCGAGGTGCGGCGGATCACGATCGCTCCCGGGGTGCAGCCGGGCGCGCACTGGCACAACGGACCGGTGTTCGGCGTCATCGAGCAGGGCTCCGTGTATGTCCAGATCGGCGAGGACGCGGAGCGGGTGCTCGGGCCGGGCGACACCTTCTACGAGCCGCCCCGCGCGACCATCACACGGTTTGACGCGACCAGCGAAGGCGTGACGTTCTTGGGATGGTTCCCGCTGCCGGGCGACGAGCGGCCCGAACTCACGATGGGACCTGCGGAGGGGCAGGAAGGTCGAGCGAGCGCGTGAATCAGTCGCTCGGCCGCAGCGGCCGGTAGATGCGGAACGCCTTGTTGTAGGTCCGCATGCCCCAGAGCAGTGAGATCACGACGACCGCAATGGCGACGATCCCGCCCAGCACGGCCGCGACGACGGGATGCGCGCCGAGCGCCCACGACGTCCCGCCGACGAGCAGGCCGACGACGATCGCCTCCACGATGGTGATGATCATCATGGAGCTGCCGAGCACCGGACTGGCCCCGCGCGGATAGAAGAAGTGGTACGTGACCCGCGCTCCGTCCTCGTCGTCGTGAGCAGAAGCCAGCAGGTACTGCTCGAGCCCGGGGTCGAGCTCCACGTACGCCGCCCGCAGCCGATTCATGGCCACCACGTACATGAGATCCTCACTGGCGGTGTTGAACGCCCGCACCTCGGTGACCAGCCCGAGCAGCGCGAGCGCGAGCAGTACCCCGAGCGCCGCCACCCCGAACCACCCGCGGAACCCACTCGCCTGCCCGATGAACCCGAGCGTCACCAGCCCGGCCGACACGAGCGTCAGGAAGATGGCGATCCGGGTCAGCACCTCGCTCTGCGTCGTACTCCGCGACGCCAGCAGCCCCCAGTGCTCGGTCGCGAGCAGTTGCGCCCGCAGGCTGCGCTGCGCATCCGTGAGCCCGTCGCCGGGCGGCGGTGGTGCCGTCATGGGGGCATTGTGGCGCTGGATGCGCGGGTGCGGCACCAGCGGATGTGACGGTGAGTGACACGGTGTGTGGAGGGGATGACGGGAATCGAGCCTGCGTAATCAGTTTGGAAGACCCTACAAAGGGCTGAACCGAGGTCAACCGAACTGAACCATCGCAGACCGCTCTGACCCGTCTTGCCCAGTGTTTTCCTGGGAAGGTTGCGAGTTCGGGCCCCGTTACTCAGCGCACGCAGGTGCGGCGCGGTTCGCGTCGGCGGTGCGCGGTGACGGGGTTTTCGGCTATCTGACGGGGATTGCCTGATCAGTTTCAATACGGGGTTGGGAGCAGCGCGATTGTCTCGGCTTACCGTTCGGACGTGGTGCCAACAATCGGTTCGCCTGTTTCGTCGACAACGATCAGCCGCGATGAGCTGGCCGCCGAGGTCGCGAGCTTACATGCGCCCGCTGCTGCGGGAACTGGGATTGCCGCCAAAGATGCGCTGGCACGACCTCCGCCACACCTAGGCGAGCCTCATGCTGGCCGCGGGCATCGCGCCGTACAAGCTCAGCCGGTGGATGAGACACGCCTCCCTCGTCACAACGGACACGGTCTACTCGCACCTGTACCCGAGCGACTACAGTGCGGAGATCGCCCAGTTCGAGGCGTTCGCGTCGGCGAGTCGCGCGGCGTACGTCTAACGCTTGCCTTGCGGGGCGGGCAGCTGCCAGGATCCGTACCTCAGATAGAACGAGAGGAATGGATCCAAAATGTGCAGTTCGTCGTTCTTGTAGTCCAACGCGGCGTCGCCCGCACCGCGAGCGTCCCGAGCGATATTTGCCATGTGCCCGAGTGAACTGGTTACTTGCTGAGACTGGGGGGCCTCAACGAAAAGTTCATCGATCTTGTGCGTAAGAGTCAGATAGGGAACCGTTCGCACAGGACCGAGCTTCGAAATCGAGTAGAGAATTGCCCCGTAGATATCGGTGACCCCACTCCTGTCTTTCAGGTGCCGTTCTGATCGCTCCTGACCGTGCGTTCGTGGACCTCTCGACAGCGCATCGAAAACACCGGGCACGATCCTGTCCGCGACTCGCTTGAAGAACGCGGGCCAGTCGTCTTCCACAGACAGTTCGGTGGGCTTCGGCAACGTAGCGAAGATGTCTCGTTCCAAGCAATAGTCAAGACATAGCTGCTGCATCAGAAAGGGGGCGCCCATGCTCACTTCAGACAGCTTCTGGCCGACGACTTCGTTCGGATCCGTCAGGTTGAGTAACGGAAAACCTGTCCGAGAAATCTCCAGCAGCTCGTCCTGCTCCCACGGCAGAATCGTGAGATTCCAAATCCGCCCATTCATATCCGGCTCTTGACGAACAGCTTCGAATGCTTCGTGCGGAACCGCGATCATGACGACGTGTGTTATCCGGATGAGCGCCTTGACGATGCGGGTAAGGTCGAGCTTCAAGGCTGCGTCCACGTAGTGGAAGTCATCGATCACAATGGGTACCGGCAAGTCCCGTAGCGCCTGTACTGCTACCTCTCCGGCATTCCTTGACCGCGTAGCGGTGTTTGTGTTTGTGGACGTGTACCCCCCGCCGACTTCCGCTCCGATGTGTCCGACCCCGGGAATGCCGAGCTGGCCTCTAATGGAGCCGGACCCGGTTCCCCCGGTCTGCTGTTGGGTGCCGATGATGTCATAAAGCCCATACCAGTCGATGATCTTGTCCCAGAAGTCCGCGACGGAGCGAAGATCGGTTCCGTTGATCCAGATTGTGGAATGGGCTGCAAGGTTATGCTCTAGAAGCACGGTCTTGCCCGACTTGGAAGGCCCCGACACTGTCAGGGCCTTGCCCTCGTCCTCTAGATATCGATTCAGCTCGGTCTCTTGTCGCCGAGCATCGCGGGGATTGTATGTATGTGCTGGGTAGCGCCCTGCAACAAACACTTCATTGGTACGCCTCGGCTCGACCATAACCAGATGCTAGGGCAACCAGACGGCCAAATGCGGGCGACACGATCGCTTGCTTACTTACCCC
Proteins encoded:
- a CDS encoding cupin domain-containing protein, translated to MAQEPVTRITLADHDLGATIGIGHVEVRRITIAPGVQPGAHWHNGPVFGVIEQGSVYVQIGEDAERVLGPGDTFYEPPRATITRFDATSEGVTFLGWFPLPGDERPELTMGPAEGQEGRASA
- a CDS encoding antitoxin, translated to MAGFDDITKKAQEFLNDPKVKDALSSEQAEDVSDKLLDGVAGAAKKVTGGKFDDKIDGARDAADKHVGNE
- a CDS encoding ATP-binding protein produces the protein MVEPRRTNEVFVAGRYPAHTYNPRDARRQETELNRYLEDEGKALTVSGPSKSGKTVLLEHNLAAHSTIWINGTDLRSVADFWDKIIDWYGLYDIIGTQQQTGGTGSGSIRGQLGIPGVGHIGAEVGGGYTSTNTNTATRSRNAGEVAVQALRDLPVPIVIDDFHYVDAALKLDLTRIVKALIRITHVVMIAVPHEAFEAVRQEPDMNGRIWNLTILPWEQDELLEISRTGFPLLNLTDPNEVVGQKLSEVSMGAPFLMQQLCLDYCLERDIFATLPKPTELSVEDDWPAFFKRVADRIVPGVFDALSRGPRTHGQERSERHLKDRSGVTDIYGAILYSISKLGPVRTVPYLTLTHKIDELFVEAPQSQQVTSSLGHMANIARDARGAGDAALDYKNDELHILDPFLSFYLRYGSWQLPAPQGKR